The Streptomyces sp. Je 1-332 genome has a window encoding:
- a CDS encoding alpha/beta hydrolase, whose protein sequence is MDHLEELKEFARLHARGQGMTPRHATEVLARIGNDTAGDAHSWAAVWTAEGKTSAARGDLLDACRHYALARFPYHGDEDRILAQKLCVETFDQWRHTQQGIERLEFDGPGGTVACWASGLDKPRPLLIVMGGIVSVKEQWAPLLPVLRKLGFSAVVAELPGVGENTFTYGPDSWRMLTFLMDSLADRAQVTDTSLLALSFSGHLALRAAAQDPRVSRVLTVGAPVCDFFTDDTWWPRVPGITVDTLRRLTGAADDVQLRALLAEFALTDDVLRDVRVPVRYVASSRDEIIPARERSLLRRTLDDVRFKVFDDVHGSPHHLGAMRRWLFSSLLWLRVTRRRGPLPVSAPPSRTRLDERQS, encoded by the coding sequence ATGGACCATCTGGAAGAACTCAAGGAATTCGCCCGGCTGCACGCCCGAGGCCAGGGCATGACGCCCCGGCACGCCACCGAGGTCCTGGCCCGGATCGGCAACGACACGGCGGGCGACGCCCACTCCTGGGCCGCCGTATGGACGGCGGAAGGCAAGACGTCGGCGGCCCGCGGTGACCTCCTGGACGCCTGCAGGCACTACGCGCTCGCCCGCTTCCCCTACCACGGCGACGAGGACCGGATCCTCGCGCAGAAACTGTGCGTCGAGACCTTCGACCAGTGGCGACACACTCAACAGGGCATCGAGCGCCTTGAGTTCGATGGCCCCGGGGGGACCGTCGCCTGCTGGGCATCGGGGCTCGACAAGCCGCGGCCGCTGCTGATCGTCATGGGCGGCATCGTCAGTGTCAAGGAACAGTGGGCGCCGCTCCTTCCCGTCCTGCGCAAGCTCGGCTTCTCCGCCGTCGTCGCCGAGCTGCCGGGCGTCGGCGAGAACACCTTCACGTACGGGCCTGACTCCTGGCGCATGCTGACCTTCCTGATGGACAGCCTCGCGGACCGCGCGCAGGTCACCGACACGTCGCTGCTCGCCCTGAGCTTCAGCGGCCACCTCGCTCTGCGGGCCGCGGCCCAGGACCCGCGCGTCAGCCGCGTCCTCACGGTGGGCGCCCCGGTCTGCGACTTCTTCACCGACGACACCTGGTGGCCACGTGTCCCCGGCATCACCGTCGACACGCTGCGCCGCCTGACCGGCGCCGCCGACGACGTACAACTGCGCGCGCTGCTGGCCGAGTTCGCCCTGACGGACGACGTCCTGCGCGACGTGCGTGTCCCCGTCCGGTACGTCGCGAGCAGCCGGGACGAGATCATCCCGGCCCGGGAGCGGTCGCTGCTGCGGCGCACCCTCGACGACGTGCGTTTCAAGGTCTTCGACGACGTGCACGGCTCGCCGCACCATCTGGGCGCGATGCGGCGCTGGCTGTTCTCCTCGCTGCTCTGGCTGCGCGTCACGCGCCGGCGCGGGCCCCTGCCCGTGTCCGCGCCCCCATCCCGAACCCGGCTCGACGAGAGGCAGTCATGA
- a CDS encoding BTAD domain-containing putative transcriptional regulator: MRFRVLGPVRMAHGTPSATKPRAVLATLLMHANTVVSTHTLIDELWSMEPPRTANTTLQVYVSQLRKALLEGVQGGAAEQPLLTRPPGYLLQVPADDLDLTVFESLRMQGRAAYTRREFGEASRLLGSALGLWTGPALAGVPHGPTLETSAIRLNELRTEVLEQRISADLRLGLHHELAGELLALVNDHPLRETLHGHLMVALYRSGRQSDALQAFHRARRALVDELGVEPGPVLRQLLERILASDPSLSWRESETDGEGRTGASGSGGSSATPGSSGVVAQPGPPVWLPPTVADFTGRERHLAVGARVLAGDMPSVSRVLSLSGRAGSGKTALAVQLAHDSADLFPDGRVLINLRDAGGRAVEPGKALVALLRRLRTPGTDEAGDRLPTTESELTDLLHRRTEGRRMLLVLDDAVSEAQVRPVLSGAADCTVLLTSRRTLGALEGAQHLVVDVLSAEEAERLLFSCGGPRMREDPDAAAEIARLCGNLPLALRVAAAGLAARPHWTAAGLGRRLGDERTRLAALALGDLDVRSSLLAVYRDVGDEERHAFRMLGLGPLPDFPLWSAAALLSMDLPGAERHVDELVRAHLLEARQRPGRHTPVRYGFHSLLRALALEVLADEVPLQAPRATERLCRAVLAVARYADGLLTPGRDQLESEAGTPAGISPQALVGTAPLQWFQEEAAGLLEAVRQAHGAGLWQVCCALASAAAGYYEANALWDDWQSSHELALDAARQAADGPAEAVITRSLGDLAWQRHETSLAVDRYRFAWHLFTRHGWRVAAGRCLSGESDVLLGLGRVARAERGYARALSVSHTHADARGSADALRGLALVCLREGRTEEALARLEACESAARFVGDQRWRAYARRTAAAVRASTAAGPEPVPAGMPLEVRPGVWLFSPGHVDRRVA, encoded by the coding sequence ATGCGATTCCGAGTGCTCGGCCCGGTGCGCATGGCGCACGGGACGCCGTCCGCGACCAAGCCGCGGGCCGTGCTCGCCACCCTGCTGATGCACGCCAACACCGTGGTGTCGACGCATACGCTGATCGACGAGCTGTGGAGCATGGAGCCGCCGCGGACGGCCAACACCACGCTGCAGGTGTACGTCTCGCAGCTGCGCAAGGCGCTCCTCGAAGGGGTGCAAGGCGGTGCTGCCGAGCAGCCTCTGCTGACCCGGCCGCCCGGCTACCTGCTGCAGGTGCCCGCCGACGATCTCGATCTCACGGTCTTCGAGTCGCTGCGGATGCAGGGGCGGGCCGCGTACACGCGGCGGGAGTTCGGTGAGGCCTCGCGGCTGCTCGGCAGCGCGCTCGGCCTGTGGACCGGGCCCGCCCTGGCCGGCGTTCCGCACGGGCCGACCCTGGAGACCTCCGCCATACGCCTCAACGAGCTGCGCACCGAGGTGCTCGAACAGCGGATCTCGGCGGACCTCCGGCTCGGACTGCACCATGAACTCGCGGGTGAGCTCCTGGCGTTGGTGAACGACCATCCGCTGCGGGAGACCCTGCACGGACATCTCATGGTGGCGCTGTACCGGTCGGGCCGGCAGTCGGACGCGCTGCAGGCGTTCCACCGGGCCCGGCGTGCGCTCGTCGACGAGCTGGGCGTCGAACCGGGGCCCGTGCTGAGGCAGCTGCTCGAGCGGATTCTGGCGTCCGACCCCTCACTGTCCTGGCGCGAGTCGGAGACGGACGGCGAAGGCCGCACCGGAGCATCCGGCTCCGGCGGTTCCTCCGCCACTCCCGGCTCCTCGGGTGTCGTCGCGCAGCCGGGGCCGCCGGTCTGGCTGCCGCCCACCGTGGCGGACTTCACCGGCCGTGAGCGTCATCTCGCGGTCGGAGCACGGGTGTTGGCCGGGGACATGCCCTCCGTGTCGCGTGTGCTCTCCCTGTCGGGGCGGGCCGGATCCGGCAAGACGGCTCTCGCCGTGCAGCTCGCGCACGACAGTGCCGATCTGTTCCCCGACGGACGGGTCCTGATCAATCTGCGGGACGCCGGCGGGCGGGCCGTCGAGCCGGGCAAGGCCCTGGTCGCCCTGCTGCGGAGGCTGCGCACTCCTGGCACCGACGAGGCGGGCGACCGGCTGCCGACGACGGAGAGCGAGCTCACGGACCTGCTGCACCGGAGGACCGAGGGGCGCAGGATGCTGCTCGTCCTGGACGACGCCGTCTCGGAGGCGCAGGTGCGGCCGGTGCTCTCGGGCGCCGCGGACTGCACCGTGCTGCTGACGAGCCGCCGCACGCTCGGGGCGCTGGAAGGCGCACAGCATCTGGTGGTCGATGTGCTGAGCGCGGAGGAGGCCGAGCGGCTGCTGTTCTCGTGCGGTGGTCCGCGGATGCGGGAGGACCCGGACGCCGCGGCCGAGATCGCCCGGCTCTGCGGAAATCTGCCGCTGGCCCTGCGGGTCGCCGCCGCCGGCCTGGCCGCGCGCCCGCACTGGACGGCCGCGGGTCTGGGCAGGCGCCTGGGTGACGAGCGGACGCGGCTCGCCGCGCTCGCGCTCGGCGATCTCGACGTGCGCAGCAGTCTGCTGGCGGTCTACCGGGACGTGGGCGACGAGGAGCGGCACGCCTTCCGGATGCTCGGTCTCGGCCCGCTGCCCGACTTCCCGCTGTGGAGTGCGGCGGCGCTGCTCTCCATGGATCTTCCGGGCGCGGAGCGGCATGTCGACGAGCTGGTCCGCGCCCATCTGCTGGAGGCGAGGCAGCGTCCCGGGCGGCACACTCCCGTGCGTTACGGCTTCCATTCGCTGCTTCGGGCGCTGGCGTTGGAGGTACTCGCCGATGAGGTGCCGCTCCAGGCGCCCCGGGCGACGGAGCGGCTCTGCCGCGCCGTCCTGGCCGTGGCCCGGTACGCGGACGGGCTGCTGACGCCGGGCCGTGACCAGCTGGAGTCCGAGGCGGGGACGCCGGCCGGGATCTCTCCCCAGGCGCTGGTGGGCACGGCTCCGTTGCAGTGGTTCCAGGAGGAGGCCGCCGGGCTGCTGGAGGCGGTGCGCCAGGCCCATGGGGCGGGACTGTGGCAGGTGTGCTGCGCGCTCGCTTCGGCGGCCGCCGGCTATTACGAGGCGAACGCCCTGTGGGACGACTGGCAGTCCAGCCATGAGCTGGCCCTGGACGCGGCGCGGCAGGCGGCCGACGGGCCGGCCGAGGCCGTGATCACGCGGTCGCTCGGTGACCTGGCGTGGCAGCGGCACGAGACGTCACTCGCGGTGGACCGGTACCGGTTCGCCTGGCATCTGTTCACGCGGCATGGGTGGCGCGTCGCCGCCGGCCGTTGCCTGTCGGGCGAGTCCGACGTACTGCTGGGCCTCGGCCGGGTGGCGCGGGCCGAACGCGGCTACGCGCGAGCGCTGTCGGTCAGCCACACCCACGCGGATGCCCGCGGCTCCGCGGACGCGTTGCGGGGCCTTGCCCTGGTGTGCCTGCGTGAGGGCCGCACGGAAGAGGCCCTCGCCCGGCTGGAGGCCTGCGAGAGCGCGGCGCGCTTCGTGGGCGACCAGCGCTGGCGTGCGTACGCGCGGCGCACGGCGGCGGCGGTGCGCGCGTCGACGGCTGCCGGGCCCGAACCCGTGCCGGCCGGGATGCCGCTCGAAGTCCGCCCGGGCGTCTGGCTGTTCAGCCCTGGGCACGTCGACCGGCGGGTGGCGTGA
- a CDS encoding 4'-phosphopantetheinyl transferase superfamily protein, with translation MMAPGRKFPARTLGEPIAISGPGGDWSKVRADLERHASALLYAHLDDWRPERAGGPRLRALLGRDWARFLELTHPDVRTRFASSRVLLKFAAAAALHVPPQSIELGYLHTGRPYLRGYDGVHISLSHTDELLLVGLATGGVIGVDAERSDRKLYGPGLGRHLCTAHEVEQIEAMPEHERNAALVRLWTLKEAYSKAIGLGMQFRFTDFGFESDGTVPTEVLRPDGTPGSAGEWTFRTYFVDDTYTISVAVGDAGFGGTDDTAASTALDSGIVDALAEVLGEEEVLEPATDDWW, from the coding sequence ATGATGGCTCCAGGGCGGAAATTCCCGGCCCGGACCCTAGGGGAGCCGATCGCGATATCGGGGCCCGGCGGGGACTGGAGCAAGGTACGCGCTGACCTGGAACGGCACGCCTCGGCGCTCCTCTACGCCCACCTGGACGACTGGCGTCCGGAACGGGCGGGAGGCCCACGCCTGCGTGCCCTGCTGGGCCGCGACTGGGCGCGGTTCCTCGAGCTGACCCACCCGGACGTGCGCACGCGCTTCGCCTCGTCGCGGGTGCTGCTCAAGTTCGCCGCCGCGGCCGCGCTCCATGTGCCGCCCCAGTCCATCGAGTTGGGGTACCTGCACACCGGCAGGCCCTACCTGCGCGGCTACGACGGTGTGCACATCAGCCTCAGCCACACCGACGAGCTGCTCCTGGTGGGCCTCGCCACCGGGGGAGTGATCGGCGTCGACGCCGAACGCTCCGACCGCAAACTGTACGGACCCGGCCTCGGCCGGCATCTGTGCACCGCGCACGAGGTCGAGCAGATCGAGGCCATGCCGGAGCACGAACGCAATGCGGCACTCGTGCGGCTCTGGACGCTGAAGGAGGCGTACAGCAAGGCGATCGGCCTCGGCATGCAGTTCCGCTTCACCGACTTCGGCTTCGAGTCCGACGGCACCGTCCCCACCGAGGTACTGCGGCCCGACGGGACGCCGGGCTCCGCCGGCGAATGGACGTTTCGCACCTACTTCGTCGACGACACGTACACGATCAGCGTGGCGGTCGGCGACGCGGGCTTCGGCGGCACGGACGACACCGCGGCGAGCACCGCCCTGGACTCGGGGATCGTCGACGCGCTCGCCGAGGTGCTTGGCGAGGAGGAGGTGCTGGAGCCGGCGACGGACGACTGGTGGTGA
- the fdxA gene encoding ferredoxin: MTYVIAQPCVDLKDQACVDECPVDCIYEGPRKMYIQPDECVDCGACEPVCPVEAIFYEDAVPAAWSEYATADREVFLSLSASGGASGAGPLGADHPVVQAEPVKEAS; encoded by the coding sequence ATGACCTACGTCATCGCCCAGCCCTGCGTCGATCTCAAGGACCAGGCCTGCGTCGACGAATGCCCCGTCGACTGCATCTACGAAGGCCCCCGCAAGATGTACATCCAGCCCGACGAATGCGTCGACTGCGGTGCCTGCGAGCCCGTCTGCCCCGTCGAAGCCATCTTCTACGAGGACGCCGTACCGGCCGCGTGGTCCGAGTACGCCACCGCCGACCGGGAAGTCTTCCTCTCGCTCTCGGCGTCGGGCGGCGCGAGCGGTGCCGGGCCGCTGGGCGCCGACCACCCCGTCGTCCAGGCGGAACCGGTGAAGGAGGCCAGCTGA
- a CDS encoding 2-oxoacid:ferredoxin oxidoreductase subunit beta, with amino-acid sequence MPAEALTLVPKSDVPLAAKDFKSDQEVRWCPGCGDYAVLAAVQGFMPELGLAKENIVFVSGIGCSSRFPYYMNTYGMHSIHGRAPAIATGLASSRRDLSVWVVTGDGDALSIGGNHLIHALRRNVNLKILLFNNRIYGLTKGQYSPTSEVGKITKSTPMGSLDAPFNPVSLAIGAEASFVARTVDSDRKHLTSVLREAAEHPGTALVEIYQNCNIFNDGAFEVLKDKQQAEEAVIRLEHGQPIRFGAPMEGGLGSKGVVRDPATGDLKVVPVTPETEPQILIHDAHSTSPTLAFALSRLADPDTLHHTPIGVLRNIERPVYDTLMSDQLDTAIEQNGKGDLINLLTGNDTWTVERPS; translated from the coding sequence ATGCCCGCTGAGGCACTCACCCTCGTCCCCAAGAGCGACGTCCCGCTCGCCGCCAAGGACTTCAAGTCCGATCAGGAGGTGCGTTGGTGCCCCGGCTGCGGTGACTACGCGGTCCTGGCCGCCGTGCAGGGCTTCATGCCCGAACTCGGCCTGGCCAAGGAGAACATCGTCTTCGTCTCCGGCATCGGCTGCTCCAGCCGCTTCCCGTACTACATGAACACCTACGGGATGCACTCCATCCACGGCCGCGCCCCCGCCATCGCCACCGGACTCGCCTCCTCCAGGCGGGACCTGAGCGTATGGGTCGTCACCGGCGACGGCGACGCCCTGTCCATCGGCGGCAACCACCTCATCCACGCCCTGCGCCGCAACGTCAACCTCAAGATCCTGCTCTTCAACAACCGGATCTACGGACTGACCAAAGGCCAGTACTCCCCCACCTCCGAAGTCGGCAAGATCACCAAATCGACGCCGATGGGTTCGCTGGACGCACCCTTCAACCCGGTGTCGCTGGCGATCGGAGCGGAGGCGTCGTTCGTCGCACGGACCGTGGACTCCGACCGCAAACACCTCACCTCAGTGCTGCGGGAGGCCGCCGAGCACCCCGGCACCGCGCTGGTGGAGATCTACCAAAACTGCAACATCTTCAACGACGGCGCCTTCGAGGTCCTCAAAGACAAGCAGCAGGCCGAGGAGGCGGTGATCCGCCTGGAACACGGGCAGCCCATCCGCTTCGGGGCCCCCATGGAGGGCGGCCTCGGCTCCAAGGGCGTCGTACGCGACCCGGCCACCGGCGATCTCAAGGTCGTCCCCGTCACCCCTGAGACCGAGCCCCAGATCCTGATCCACGACGCGCACTCGACCTCCCCGACGCTCGCCTTCGCCCTGTCCCGGCTCGCCGACCCCGACACCCTGCACCACACCCCCATCGGCGTCCTCCGCAACATCGAACGACCGGTCTACGACACCCTCATGTCCGACCAGCTCGACACCGCCATCGAGCAGAACGGCAAGGGCGACCTCATCAACCTCCTCACCGGCAACGACACCTGGACCGTGGAGCGACCCTCATGA
- a CDS encoding 3-oxoacyl-ACP synthase III family protein → MSKDQEEPTTPTAYLASIGTALPGDPVDNADLAKVLGVNEEWIEVFIGTRTRHFARDLATGEIRFSLADLCARAAEKALAAPGVDPSDIDFIVLGTATPDTLMPATVNDVADQLGLDQVPTFQLQSGCAGAVQALSLAQTMIASGQYRTGLVIGGDVCSKHLDVQRDLSDAAPSDLVNFVLFGDGAGAAVLTHKPVGARVAVRHVLNRFTGLGRQPGQVIEWFGLADRHDDRQALTEDYKAIEEGVPVLAAEILWELLGELDWDADQLDYLLPPQLSGRMTRLITEQLGLPTAREVSCVADTGNNGNALPFLQIEMLLEEMAGGEKALAVAVESSKWIKAGFALEKI, encoded by the coding sequence ATGAGCAAGGACCAGGAAGAACCGACCACCCCGACCGCGTACCTCGCGTCCATCGGTACCGCCCTGCCGGGCGACCCGGTGGACAACGCCGACCTGGCCAAGGTGCTCGGCGTCAACGAGGAGTGGATCGAGGTCTTCATCGGTACCAGGACCCGGCACTTCGCCCGCGACCTGGCCACCGGAGAGATCCGTTTCTCGCTCGCCGACCTGTGCGCACGGGCCGCGGAGAAGGCACTGGCCGCGCCGGGTGTCGACCCCTCGGACATCGACTTCATCGTCCTGGGCACCGCGACGCCCGACACCCTGATGCCCGCCACCGTCAACGACGTCGCCGACCAGCTGGGCCTTGACCAAGTGCCCACCTTCCAGCTCCAGTCCGGCTGCGCGGGCGCCGTCCAGGCACTCAGCCTCGCCCAGACCATGATCGCCTCCGGGCAGTACCGGACCGGCCTGGTCATCGGCGGCGACGTGTGCAGCAAACACCTCGACGTGCAGCGCGACCTGTCCGACGCCGCCCCCAGCGACCTCGTCAACTTCGTGCTCTTCGGGGACGGCGCAGGCGCGGCCGTGCTCACCCACAAGCCCGTCGGCGCGCGCGTCGCCGTACGCCATGTCCTCAACCGCTTCACGGGCCTGGGGCGGCAACCCGGCCAGGTCATCGAGTGGTTCGGCCTCGCCGACCGCCACGACGACCGGCAGGCGCTCACCGAGGACTACAAGGCGATCGAGGAAGGCGTGCCCGTGCTGGCCGCCGAGATCCTCTGGGAGCTTCTCGGTGAACTCGACTGGGACGCGGACCAGTTGGACTACCTGCTGCCGCCCCAGCTGTCCGGCCGGATGACCCGCCTCATCACCGAGCAGCTCGGTCTGCCCACCGCCCGCGAGGTGTCCTGCGTGGCGGACACCGGCAACAACGGCAACGCCCTGCCCTTTCTGCAGATCGAGATGCTGCTCGAGGAGATGGCCGGCGGCGAGAAGGCTCTCGCGGTCGCCGTCGAGTCCAGCAAGTGGATCAAAGCCGGCTTCGCCCTGGAGAAGATATGA
- a CDS encoding acyl carrier protein gives MSTSTDTFTLDDFTRLVRDDLGLSLGPGQVTADFDELPDWDSLYLLKLVSSLETATGHRVSVGKVLEARSLKEIYDLAVTE, from the coding sequence ATGAGCACCAGCACCGACACCTTCACCCTCGACGACTTCACGCGGCTCGTCCGCGACGATCTCGGCCTGTCCCTGGGACCCGGACAGGTGACCGCCGACTTCGACGAACTGCCCGACTGGGACTCCCTCTACCTCCTCAAGCTCGTGAGCAGCCTGGAGACCGCCACCGGGCACCGCGTGTCCGTCGGCAAGGTCCTGGAGGCCCGCAGCCTGAAGGAGATCTACGACCTGGCGGTCACAGAATGA
- a CDS encoding AfsA-related hotdog domain-containing protein — protein sequence METVHAPSTFLLGPHHVVHRSDSPEGFLLDSTAPVRQHFAFSTELPGAGPRSDVSTAPFHDLLVPVEGLRQTAMFAARQYFRVPRSRRPVFALGSTEITSVEPWRRTARRARITLELGLTPTDVVNGVPRGLECEATASIGGERCGRAQARLIFLTPGVYHGHRDLGRQQSEESLAAGHGGLPPAGMPAPERVGLRETRNVLVGLPVETGDGLAFPIDTDAAGAVLARDADEVPAMLFLEASRQAALLAAAELHGFAPSHALLTSWQASFRGFAEPGLPLHCTVRGEAMPGAAPGRDAAGRPVAALRLSFFQGERVVAQVSATVLQDC from the coding sequence ATGGAGACCGTTCACGCGCCGTCCACCTTCCTTCTCGGACCGCACCACGTCGTGCACAGGTCGGACAGCCCCGAAGGCTTCCTCCTGGACTCGACCGCACCGGTGCGACAGCACTTCGCCTTCTCCACCGAACTCCCCGGAGCCGGTCCGCGGTCCGACGTCTCGACGGCGCCCTTCCACGATCTCCTGGTCCCGGTGGAAGGGCTCCGGCAGACCGCGATGTTCGCCGCACGCCAGTACTTCCGCGTCCCGCGCAGCCGGCGCCCGGTGTTCGCCCTGGGCAGCACGGAGATCACCTCCGTGGAGCCCTGGCGGCGGACCGCGCGGCGGGCCCGCATCACCCTGGAACTCGGCCTCACACCGACGGACGTGGTCAACGGCGTGCCGCGCGGCCTGGAGTGCGAGGCCACCGCCTCGATCGGGGGCGAGCGGTGCGGGAGGGCGCAGGCACGGCTGATCTTCCTGACGCCCGGTGTGTACCACGGGCACCGGGATCTCGGGCGGCAACAGAGCGAGGAGTCCCTGGCGGCCGGGCACGGGGGGCTGCCGCCCGCGGGAATGCCCGCCCCCGAGCGGGTAGGGCTCCGGGAGACCCGCAACGTACTGGTCGGGCTTCCCGTCGAGACGGGCGACGGGCTCGCCTTCCCGATCGACACGGACGCGGCCGGGGCGGTACTCGCCCGTGACGCGGACGAGGTGCCCGCCATGCTGTTCCTGGAGGCGTCGCGCCAGGCCGCCCTGCTCGCGGCCGCCGAGTTGCACGGCTTCGCACCGTCGCACGCGCTGCTGACGTCATGGCAGGCGTCGTTCCGTGGCTTCGCCGAGCCGGGTCTTCCGCTGCACTGCACGGTGCGGGGGGAGGCGATGCCGGGTGCCGCGCCGGGGCGGGACGCGGCGGGGCGGCCGGTGGCCGCGCTGCGGCTCTCCTTCTTCCAGGGTGAGCGGGTCGTGGCGCAGGTGTCCGCGACCGTGCTCCAGGACTGCTAG
- a CDS encoding alpha/beta hydrolase, translated as MASHNGGNAEQRGGRGGIRLRHRTVHGYRRAFRMAGKGRAILLIHGIGDSSETWRDVMPGLARNYRVIAPDLLGHGASDKPRADYSLPAYANGMRDLLGVLGVERVTLVGHSLGGAVAMQFAYQFPERCDRLVLVGTGGISRQVTPLLRAATLPGAELLLMALRLPSMRRQLGVAVKALQLLDIGLGVDAPDLLRVVDALPDATARSAFIRTLRAVVDWRGQVGTMLDRCYLAQGMPTMLVWGGRDQVLPAMHAGLGHVAMPGSRLEIFEDAGHFPFRTDPRRFEAVLRDFIATTEPARYSAEQWRRVLRSRQPAARTGTTAAQTPPAAIPKAPKPSELDYPRPA; from the coding sequence ATGGCCTCGCACAACGGCGGCAACGCCGAACAGCGCGGCGGCCGGGGCGGCATCCGCCTGCGCCACCGCACCGTGCACGGATACCGGCGGGCGTTCCGGATGGCGGGCAAGGGCCGGGCGATCCTGCTGATCCACGGCATCGGGGACTCCTCGGAGACCTGGCGCGACGTCATGCCGGGCCTCGCGAGGAACTACCGGGTCATCGCCCCCGACCTGCTCGGCCACGGCGCTTCCGACAAGCCACGCGCCGACTACTCGCTGCCCGCGTACGCCAACGGCATGCGGGACCTGCTCGGCGTGCTCGGCGTCGAACGGGTCACCCTCGTCGGGCACTCGCTCGGCGGCGCGGTGGCCATGCAGTTCGCCTACCAGTTCCCCGAGCGCTGCGACCGCCTCGTCCTGGTCGGCACCGGAGGCATCAGCCGCCAGGTGACCCCGCTGCTGCGTGCCGCGACCCTGCCCGGCGCGGAACTGCTCCTCATGGCCCTCCGGCTGCCTTCCATGCGCCGTCAACTGGGCGTTGCGGTCAAGGCGTTGCAGCTCCTCGACATCGGACTCGGTGTGGACGCCCCGGACCTGCTGCGGGTGGTCGACGCCCTGCCCGACGCGACCGCGCGCAGCGCCTTCATCAGGACCCTGCGGGCCGTCGTCGACTGGCGCGGCCAGGTGGGCACGATGCTCGACCGCTGTTATCTGGCCCAGGGCATGCCCACGATGCTGGTGTGGGGCGGCAGGGACCAGGTCCTGCCGGCCATGCACGCCGGGCTCGGCCATGTGGCGATGCCCGGCAGCCGTCTGGAGATCTTCGAGGACGCCGGCCACTTCCCCTTCCGCACGGATCCCCGGCGCTTCGAAGCGGTGCTGCGCGACTTCATCGCCACCACGGAACCCGCCCGCTACAGCGCGGAACAGTGGCGCCGCGTGCTCCGCAGCCGCCAGCCGGCCGCCCGCACGGGAACCACCGCCGCACAGACACCCCCCGCGGCCATCCCGAAGGCACCCAAGCCCTCGGAACTCGACTACCCGAGGCCAGCCTGA
- a CDS encoding 2-oxo acid dehydrogenase subunit E2, giving the protein MNGAAHTVTERRRRHTLYFLEWAAAQRPVHLDTDVDMTRIQEHRAAARSRGVRFSVVSYLLYAAGRALDRHPQANAVMAARRTGILRPPRIVRFPSVTAKLALDRPVGGERAVLSALVPDLERAGLREIQQQVDRYRGEQAAELPEFKGVKMLGRLPAALGRAAFAAALRDPGKRPGVFGTVSVSSLGHSAVDGFHSAGGTAVTLCAGRIAERAVVRDDRIVAAPVMRLGLTFDHRVIDGGTAADLLTDLHHTMEAFDDGSRAEIPGPDPRGADRDIGARRGLEQGTR; this is encoded by the coding sequence ATGAACGGCGCCGCCCACACCGTCACCGAACGACGCCGCAGGCACACCCTGTACTTCCTGGAATGGGCCGCGGCGCAACGCCCGGTGCACCTGGACACCGACGTCGACATGACGCGCATCCAGGAACACCGGGCAGCGGCCCGCTCCCGGGGCGTCCGCTTCTCGGTGGTCAGCTATCTGCTGTACGCCGCGGGGCGCGCCCTGGACCGGCACCCGCAGGCCAACGCGGTCATGGCGGCCCGCAGGACCGGAATCCTGCGACCGCCACGGATCGTCCGCTTCCCGAGCGTCACCGCCAAACTCGCCCTGGACCGGCCCGTCGGGGGAGAGCGCGCCGTGCTCTCCGCCCTCGTGCCGGACCTGGAGCGCGCCGGACTGCGCGAGATACAGCAGCAGGTCGACCGCTACCGCGGCGAACAGGCCGCGGAACTGCCCGAGTTCAAGGGCGTCAAGATGCTCGGACGGCTCCCGGCCGCCCTCGGCCGCGCCGCCTTCGCGGCCGCCCTGCGCGATCCCGGCAAACGCCCCGGCGTGTTCGGCACCGTCTCGGTCAGCTCACTTGGCCACTCGGCGGTCGACGGCTTCCACTCGGCGGGCGGCACCGCCGTCACGTTGTGCGCGGGGCGCATCGCCGAGCGGGCCGTGGTCCGCGACGACCGGATCGTGGCCGCACCCGTCATGCGGCTCGGCCTCACCTTCGACCACCGGGTGATCGACGGCGGGACGGCTGCCGACCTGCTGACCGATCTCCACCACACCATGGAGGCCTTCGATGATGGCTCCAGGGCGGAAATTCCCGGCCCGGACCCTAGGGGAGCCGATCGCGATATCGGGGCCCGGCGGGGACTGGAGCAAGGTACGCGCTGA